TTTGCATCCAAGATTAGGATTTATttagaagattaagaggaaggagAGCTTGCTAATTTTCTTTTAAAGATTGTTAGTGGTCCTTTAATTATCTAGGGGATCATTAGATGTCTCCTTTCGTAGGTAGGTAGGTCTTTGTTGGATGTATCCTTACGTAACAAGTTGGGCCTATGAATAccaataagaaaattataataTTCTTAATAATACTTATTTCAATTCATAACAAATCGTTGAGCTATTGCCCTCTAATCTACACACTAAACATCAATTCAAGTTCTCTAAATATGAGGTGCAATATAATTGCATGTGTAAATTACTGTTGGCCTCTTCCTTTCCAAATGAGCTCAGTAATGAAAAGGCAATGTTTCGTAAAAGCCTCCAAAAGATGGATTACACAAGCCATTCAAAATCATTTAGAGAAAACTTTAGTACCAGTCACTCTATGGGACAATCAAACCCAAAATTTTAAGTGTTTCTTTGCATACTTATTCCTCGATTCCTTATCATTCGAATAAAATTATTCTTCAAGTAAATGTTTTGCACCGGTAGCGTAAACGAATACAATGTCGAGTACTAACCCCCCACCACCCACCACATCCACATTTAAAGGGTGTATGTTATTCGGTTTGAACATGACATCGAATTGGAGATGTCGGTGACCAACGATGAGTAGAACGAATGAAGAGAATTTTGAGTTCTAACTTCTCTCTATCCACCACATCCATTAGTGTTCATGTTATTTGAGTTGAATGTGGCATTGAATTGGAGATGACAGTATAAGGACTTGGTCTGTGACCGACTAGGTGAGTGACAATCTCCATGGTAATGACAAAATGCCCATCATTGTTGCATTGTAGGCAAACTTCCATCGGTCGTATTGTACCCGTAAAGCCACCACTCTCCAATTGTGTGCCAAGAACCATGCCTCTTACTTCAGCACTGTCACATGGCCTCTAACCCTCACTCCCTCTGCATGTTTCATGATAATGGCAAGATGAAGATCATGGGGTTCGATGCTAGCAATAACTATGTCGATCTTGTCATTTGCTTGTATGATGACAATAtgtttcggttgtagataatataATCAAGTTTTATTTCtcgaaagataaaaaaataagtgTATGAtttaagaattgacatattccggatgtgctttttctatcttctttatATCCAGTAAAATCCGtatgcaattaattcaaagtttttagattttggatatcataatcctaaattaggggtttctttaagatatttaagaattcttttaatgactttaagatgagatagcttaggattggaTTAAAATATAGCACAAAGtcttacgctaaacatgatgtccgatctagttacggtgaggtatagtaaactacctgtcATACccgtataagttttttgatcaaaactttctccactttcgtctatGTCTAACTTAGTTAAGGTACTCATAAGAGTATTGATTGCTTTTGAACCAtcaatattaaatcgttttagtaATTCTAATGCATaattggtttgactaagaaaaatatcatcattaagttgtttgatttgtaagcctaaaaagaaagttagttcgaaATCTTGGCTCGTACTCTTGGGaaatgattcgcataaggattcgtttgtagaaacaaaaataatatcatcaacataaatttgaataaccagaaagtcatttttaaaatttttaataaacaatgtagtatcgaccttgcctttagagaaattattttggataagaaaggagctaagtctctcgtatcAAACCCTCGggacttgttttaatccatatagagctttagttaacttaaacacatgattaggaaaaaaaaagttttcaACTCCATATGATTATTcaatatagacttcttcggaaataaagccatttaagaaagtacttttaatatccatttgaaataacttaaaattattactactagcatagacaaggagcatccttatagcttataATCttaccacaagagcgaaggtttttttataatcaatatattcttcttggttgaaacccttgaccactaatctagccttatttctaaccatgataccaaatttatattgcttgtttctaaagacccatttagtaccaataactaaatggtcattgggcctcagaacaagctttcacacctcatttctctcaaattgatttaactcttcttgcattgtgataatatatgaatcatctttcaaggcctcatcaatgcatttagattcaatttgagaaagaaaagtgacgTTGAcacaaatttttaagagaagaatgagtttgaaccctttttgatgtgtctcatatgattagctccttaggatgagcatctatctatgtacttccattccttaggtaagaatgtttcggaagaagatacatccaagttgctagttgaaggagaaggttcatttaaattcaaaacatcaaaattaagatcatcatcaaactcatttttcttaaattcagaaacttcattaaagacaacatgaatagattcttctataaccaaaattcttttgttaaacatacgaaagactttagaactagaagaataaccaagaaaaatcccttgatcagattttgcatcaaactttcctaaggcatcttttttatttaagataaaatatttacaatcgaaaactttaaaatatgaaacattgggttttttgttgttccacaattcataaggagttttggaaagtaatggttttactagaaccctattcatgacatagcatgtcgtattaatggtttaagtccaaaaatatttgggtaggctatgttcgtttaatatggttcttgccatttcttgtaaatttctatttttctttctactatttcattttgatgaggatttcttggaatagagaaattatagttgtatccatttgattcacaaaaattttagaaatctgGGTTTGAAATTTGCTactgtgatcactctgaattgatgaaataataaagcctttttcattttgaataagtttgcaaaacttagaaaaatacccaaagtaatcacttttgtgtgctaagaagtatgtccaagtatatatactataatcgtctacaatgacaaaggcgtatttgctacctcctaggtttgatatatcaattagtccaaataaattcatatgaattaattgcaatggtctagaggtgcttatttaattctttggtttgaaactacattttatttgttttcctagttgatatgcattacacacattgtctttaacgaacttaatgttaggaatacctcttataagttctttagatgagatttgagacattggtttcatgctagcatgacctaatctcctttgccaaagccaagcatcgtcattcaaaatcgaaaaacacatttaattacaaagatcatcattgtcaataatatatatattattttgttttagggcaattatgaatgtgtttttgtatgatttttcattgatgcaagcattggattcaaatctaatgatgtatcctttatcacacaattgactaatgctcaaaagattttactttaagccatcaaccaacaatacatcttcaatcaaaaagttagatttgttacctatggttcatttgccaatgattttacctttgttgttgtatccgaagataacatatgTAACATATCATATCCGAAGATGACATATGAttttacatatgtatacatatatatatatatatatatatatatatatatatatatatatatatatatgtatacatacatatatatatatatatatatatatatgtatacatacatatatatatatatatatatatatatatatatacatatatatatatatatatatatacatatatatatatatatatatatatatatatttatatatgtatgtatacatatatatatatatatatatatatatttatgtatacatatatatatatatatatatatatatatatatatatatatatatatgtatacatacatatatatatatatatatatatatatatgtatacatacatatatatatatatatatatatatatatatttatatttattctatatatgtatatatatatatatatatagatatatatatatatatatgtatacatacatatatatatatatatacatatatatatatatatatatgtatacatacatatatatatatatatatatatgtatatatatatatatatatgtatatatatatatatgtatgtatgtatacatatatatatgtatacatacatatatatatatatatatacatatatatatatatatatatatatatatatatatacatatatatatatatatatatacatatatacatatatatatatatacatatatatatatatatatatatatatatatatatatatatatatatatatgtgtatacatatatgtatatacatatatacatatatataggtatacatatatgtatatacatatatacatatatgcttatatgtatacatatatatattgatatatgtatacatatatatatatatatagatatatatatatgtaaacatacatatatatatatatatatatatatatgtatacatatatatatatttatatatatatatatgtatgtatacatatatatatgtatacatatatatatttatatatatatatatatatatatatatatacatatatgtatatacatatatacatatatgcttatatgtatacatatatatatgtatatacatataggtacatatatatatatatgtatacatatgtatacatatatatatacatatgtatacatatatatatatatatatatatatatatatacatatatatatatataaatacatatatatgtatacatacatatatatatatatatatatgtatacatattgatGAGTGCAATAATGGCGAAACGACGCGAATGACGTCAGCCACCCTGCACCGTGACTTCACTCCACGGTCAACGAAACCCTGGGACGCCGtcccaggcgcattaacgcccggaCTGGATCCCGTCCGTCACCACCACACCCTCACCCCTCGTCCAACGAGCCCAGCTCTGCGCCTGCGCCAGGGCTCGGTCAAGGGTAAGGAACACACCAATCGAGatgcgccataccctgcagcagcccgGCCTCCAACACAGCCCCAATGGGCGTGTCAGACGCAGTGCGAGGTACTTACCCAGGCCCATCTATAAATACTAGAGGGTTCCAGACGAGGAAGGCGGAGGAGACTCGCAcaccacacttgtatggaggcattccgtcctccaaaaccccctccacatctctccctctaacttgatcgtcggaggggtcgggccgagcttccgacccgacctgtgtgcaggaccgaagacgaggtggcctcttcccggcgctgcagcggagctgccgacccgatctacccCCCCGCAGCCACCACCCCGACCGGGAGACTCCGGgggagctgcgcccgagatcctcgacattccgagccccagaaccgagccgcgtcggccccgaggccacggcttaaaaagttacttaccgtaacattttggcgctagaaggagggcccccaGCATGTCGAGCGATCATCACGACGAGCGTGCCAGACTCGCGATCGGGGGACCATTCCCGACTGAGGCTACGGGAGAACTCCCCCCTCTCCGAGGACCTCGGGAAGAGCGTCCCGCTACGGCttcggagcgctactggcggaTCTTCAACGATCCGGGCTTATCGCCCCCCGACGGAACCACTGGCAATCCGCCGCCCGTATCGGCGGAAGCCTTCCACGGCTTCACTCACCAGGTCCAGCTACTCACCGACATGGTACAAACCATTGTCCCCCTTGTCTCTCGTCCATCTCGGCCCCCGGGCCCCCAGCCGTTGTGTCAACAGGGGGTCCCTACTCAAGCTCCCACCCAGCTTCGAGAACCCCCCACCTCACCACGGGTGCCGCGATCTCAAACCCGCGAGCAGGCGGCGGTCTGCCCGGAAGGCCACTTGGAACCAGAGGCTCTATCCTCGAACTCTGTAGTTTCCCTCCGCGCTCAGCTGCGTCTCGTCAACGAACGGCTTGACAACGTGCAAAGGGAAATCCGCGCCGGACCATCAGGAGAGCCCACGGAAGGCCCAGATCAGGGGTCGCCGTTCGTGCCAAAGATACTGGAGCACGCCATTCCCCCAGGCTTCCGACTCCCCCCCCTGGACACTTATGACGGCTCCGCGGACCCGGCCGACCACACAGCGGCCTTCCGCGCACAGATGTCGCTGTACGGGACCTCTGACGCCTTGATGAGCAGGGCATTCCCCACCACGTTGAGAGGGCCGGCCCTCGCGTGGTACGGAGGCTTGAAGACTGCAACGATCGCCtcgttcgaccagctcgccaagaacttcgagctccacttcatagCCTGCGCTCGCCCAAAGCCTTCCATGGCGTTCCTCCTCGGGCTTACCCagaaggaggatgagcccctctcccttTATGTAAATCGCTTTGCTACAAGGATCCGGGAACTCCCGGACGCTCACCCTTCACTATCAATGCAGGCGTTCGTAACAGGCCTGCGTCCCTCCCGGCTCTTCTGGTCTCTCGTAGAGCGGCCTCCTACctcggtccccgagatgctccagcgcgcaAACCAGTTCGTGGAAGTCGAGGCCTGGACGGGGGGGAAACGACAGGAGCACAAGAGGGAAAGACCAGAGCCGGCTCCCGCACCTCCCCCTCCCAGACGCAAGCTCCACCAACCCGATCCTCCCCTGCTAGGACCCCTCGGGGGTACATCCCGCACAGAAGTCTTTCTCCAGATCAGGGAGAAGGGACTGCTCAAAACCCCTTACCCGATGAACAACCCGCGAGAACTGGCCGACCGGTCCAAGTACTGTCGCTTCCACCGCCAAAACGGGCATGACACGGAGGAATGCCGCGAGCTCTCGCGGCAGATCTACGAACTCCGCCGGGAAGGACGCCTCGACCCCTCCGGCGATCAGACAGGCAACATCCCCCCCACTTGCCCAGACGGCCCGGCCGAGCGCCTAATCAGCGTCATCACTGGCGGACCAGCGTCCGGAGGGGATAGCATGTCTGGAAGGAAGGCCTACGCCCGCTCGGCCTGGGACGAGGGTCCCCACGGAACTCCCGACCCCCAGGTCACATTTTCCCCCGAAGTCGCCGGACGACTGGAGCATGACGACGCGCTGGTAATAACCGCCAGAATCGCCAATGCCCAGGTAAGAAGGATTATGATTGACACAGGAAGCTCGGCGGATATACTGTTCCatgacgccttccagaagctgggaCTTACGAAGCAAGCCCTGAAACCCGTCCGCTCGGACCTCACCGGGTTCACCGGCAACTCGGTTTCGCCTTTGGGATCGGTCACACTACCTCTGACGCTGGGGACACCGCCCAAGACTAAAACGGTGATGTCAACCTTTCTGATAGTAGACCTTCCTACAGCGTACAATGCCATCCTCGGCCGACCTTCCCTCAACAAAAGCAGGGCCCTGGTTTCCACTTACCATCAGACAGTGAAATTCCCGACTCATGCGGGAACTGGGGAGGCTTGGGGAAGCCCTCGGGAATCCAGGCGATGCTACCTGACGGCGGTCTCCCTACACAACAGGGCAAAAACCGAAGGGGCCCTGGACGATCCCAGAAAAACGAAGCGGCCAAATCCACATCCCGAGCCGTCGGCCCCGACCTACGACGTGTCACTCAAAAAAGGACGCCCGGACCGAACCATCAAGGTCGGGGCTGACCTACCCCAGCACGAGCGGGAACAACTCATCGGCTTCTTGCAGGAGAACGccgacgtcttcgcttggtcgccatCTGATGCAGCAGGCGTGGACCCAAAGGCAGCCCAACATCACCTCAACATATCGCCTGATGCCCGCCCGGTGAAACAAAGGCCGCGACCCCAGGCCCCGGACAGGCAGCAAGCCGTCCGCCAGGAGGTAGAACGGCTCTTAGCGGCCGACTTTATTGAAGAGGTCAAATACCCAcagtggctatccaatgtagttctGGTAAAAAAGCATAATGGGAGCTGGcgaatgtgtgttgactacaccagtcttaaTCAGGCGTGCCCAAAGGACTGCTACCCCCTTCCAAGGATCGATCAGCTCGTGAATGCAACCGCAGGGCACGCCCGACTCtcattcatggacgccttctccggatATAATCAGATCCGAATGGCGCCTGAGGACCAGAGACACACAGCCTTCATCACCAACCTCGGGGCATACTTTTACAAAGTAATGCCGTTCGGACTAAAGAACGCAGGCGCAACTTATCAGAGAACCATCAACAAGATATTCGCCCAACAGATAGGGCGAAACCTGGAGGTctatgtggacgacatgattgtaaaaagccgGGTCGCGGGAGATCACTTAACGGACCTATCAGAAACATTTGCCACACTCCGAAACTGCGGCCTTCGGCTCAACCCCGCAAAATGTGCCTTCGGCGTTAGTACAGgaaagttcctcggattcatTATACACGAAAGAGGGATCGACGtcaacccggaaaaggtccagGCGATCCTCGACATGCAGGCCCCTCGGACGGTCAAAGACCTACAGCGGCTGAACGGACGGCTGGCCGCCCTATCCCGATTCCTGTCCCgttcgggcgatcgctgcctagcCTTCTTCCGCACAATAAGAGATCCGAAGAATTTCCAATGGACGCCCCAGTGTGAGGAAGCTTTCCGACAGGTCCAGCAGCATTTAGCCAACCTTCCCCGCCTTGCTTCAGTCGCTACTGGGGAAGAGCTCTGCGTTTACCTAGCTGCCTCACAGCACGCAGTCAGCTCGGTACTCGTCAAAGAAGCCGGCGAACAGCTCCCCGTCCACTACACCAGTCATGTCCTGACCGGGCCCGAGGAGCGATATCCTCCAATCGAGAAGCTCGCCCTCGCGCTCGTACTGGCAGCCCGAAAGttacgcccctacttccaagctcatccgatcaaggtaatcaccgaccaacctctcAGTCAAGTGCTATCAAAATTCGACGTCGCAGGTCGACTCCTCAAGTGGTCGGTCGAACTCGGAGAGTTCGACATCCACTACacgcccaggaccgccatcaaagcacaaGCACTGGCCGACTTCATATCCGAGCTCACCCatcccgaggagcggccgagtgaACTAGGCGAAGCATGGGTCCTACAGGTGGACGGCTCGTCCGCTTCAACCGGCGCAGGCGCAGGACTGGTGCTGTCGGCCCCCGACGGGCAGACGTTCGAGcgatccctccgcttcgggttccacgccaccaacaatgaagccgaGTACGAAGCACTCCTGGCGGGGCTCAGACTATCCCGCGAAATGCAGGTCGACGCCATCAAAGTCCTCACCGATTCGCAGCTGGTGACCGAGCAACTTAACGGCGGATACGTGGCCAGAGAACCCGCCATGGCAAAATACGTAGCGGAGGTAAAAAACTTAGCCTCCTGTTTCGCACACTTCACGATATCCAGGGTGCCAAGACTACAAAACGACCATGCCGATGAGTTGGCCAAGCTAGCCTCGAAGCGACCCCCGGGCGCCACCCACGGGATCGAGGAACTCCCCTCCCCCTCTATCCCGGTCGCGTGTGTTTCGGCGGCCGGCTCCCAAGCCACCTGGTTAGGGGACATGCTGCGCTACAAACGCGACGGGACCCTCCCCACCGACGAAGCCGCAGCCAGACGTATTCGCCGGAAGCATGCATGGTACTCCGAAGCTAACGGCCGGCTGTACAAGCGGTCTTTCTCCCACCCTCTTCTACGGTGCCTCGAGCCAGAAGAGGCGGCGGCTGTCCTGGCGGAGGTCCACGAAGGGGTTTGTGGAGAGCACATCGTCGGCCGGACCCTGGCCTGCAAGATTCTCCGCCAAGGCTATTACTGGCCCACCATGGTCCAGGACGCGTTGGCCTACGTACGGAAGTGCGGCCCGTGCCAAAAGCACGCCCGGACCCCCCAACTCCCGGCGGTCCCGCTCTCCCCCATCACATGCGcgtggccattcgcgcaatgggggctggatctcctcggccccttcccaCCAGCCTCAGGGCAGAGAAGATACATCGTGGTCGCAATAGACTACTTCACCCGATGGCCGGAAGCCGAACCGTTGGCGGCGATCACCGAGCAGCAGATCGAGAAGTTCATATGGAAAAACATCGTGACCCGGTTCGGCCTCCCCAGGACCATCGTCACGGACAACGGGACCCAGTTCTCCGGCAAGAGAATTCAGGAATTCTGCGCTAACTATGGAATCCGGTTAAAACACAGCTCGGTAGCCCACCCCCAGACGAACGGACTAGCCGAGGTAACAAACCGATCCATCCTGGACGGGCTCAAAAGAAGGGTATCAGCTTCCCGAACGGCCTGGGTCGAGGAGTTACCCAGCATCTTGTGGTCCTTGCGGACCACCCCCAAAACAGCCACCGGAGAGTCACCCTACAGCCTCTCATATGGGACCGAGGCCGTCCTTCCCCCCGAGGTAGTATTCCCCACCCCTCGAGTAGAAGAGTATCAAGAGACCACATCGGACCAGGGGCTGCGCGCCGGCCTGGACCTGATCGAAGAGCGGCGCGCCGGCGCACACCGGAGGGagctttcttacaaaagagcagTTGCCCGGGTGTACAACCGCAGGGTACGACCTCGGCCCATTAAAATGAACGACTTAGTCCTACGAAGGGCCGAAGTTAGCAACCCGACCAGGGCCGGGGGCAAGCTGGCCCCCAActgggagggaccttatcggaTCATCGAGGTAGTCCAACCGGGCACATACAAGCTCGCGACAATGGACGGGTCCCGCTTgccgagaacatggaacgtccGGAACCTTAAAAGATTTTTGTTTAGAACAAGGCAAGATCGCGCCAACAAGCAAAAGTCCCCTCTGGGCAGTCAGTACACGAATGATAGAAAGCTTCCTTTATTTCAAAAATGGAGAAATACAAGGATCGGCGCCCAGAAGAAGCACAGAGACTCGGCGCACATAAAATCCACAGGGCGGAAGACCGTCCTCATGGCCGGGGGACCTCCAAACGGTCGTCGAAGGGAacctcctcgggcatgtccacACCTCGGTCTTCGGGGTGAGAATTAAAAGGGTCCTCGTCCACCGCGAGACCAGGATGACGAGCACGGAAGCGCGAAGTAGCGATTCGATACCCGTATTCAAAAGATACCCGCCCTGTCCGCGTCAGCCCAAGTTCGAACCCTTCCGACTTCTTGTACGCCTCGATGAGTGCCTTATCCTTCAGAGGTCGAAGCAGGGTTTCCTCCGCCAACGCCTCCGAAGCCCTTTTTATCTCGGCGTGTGCGCCCTCCAGCTTCTTGCTAAGGGCACTTGCCTCGGCCTTCACCAGACGGAGCTCGGTCCGTTCTATCCGTATCAGTTTTTGAAGCTCCCCGTTCGCCTCCTTCATGGCGTCGTTAGCCTCTTGGGAAGCCTCAAGCTCCGATCGGAGACGGACGACTTCCGCCTCAAAACCCGAGGCACGCTCCTCAGCAGCCGCCACGACCTCCGGCCCGTTTTTTGCCTGCAACTCCGCCATCTGGTGGCTGAGCTCAGCGTTACGACAAACGAGGTCCCCGACTGTTCGGCCGGCGTcccgcaccctgtccatcagggccgtcgcataaTGAAGACCCTGCAAAAGGAGAAGAGTGTCAAGAAAGTCGACACCGAGCAGCCaaacatcaaaagaaagatatacttaCCCAGACCAGCGACTGAGCAGACTTGTTAAGGAGCGTTTCCGAGGGCAGGGTATACAAAtcccgagccaggtcggggtgGAGCGCCCCTCGGAGGAACGCCGCAgagggatcccctccggcccacaccctaTCCCCACGGAAGAGACCCTCCCAGCGGGCGACCAGG
This DNA window, taken from Musa acuminata AAA Group cultivar baxijiao chromosome BXJ3-7, Cavendish_Baxijiao_AAA, whole genome shotgun sequence, encodes the following:
- the LOC135642889 gene encoding uncharacterized protein LOC135642889, whose translation is MSSDHHDERARLAIGGPFPTEATGELPPLRGPREERPATASERYWRIFNDPGLSPPDGTTGNPPPVSAEAFHGFTHQVQLLTDMVQTIVPLVSRPSRPPGPQPLCQQGVPTQAPTQLREPPTSPRVPRSQTREQAAVCPEGHLEPEALSSNSVVSLRAQLRLVNERLDNVQREIRAGPSGEPTEGPDQGSPFVPKILEHAIPPGFRLPPLDTYDGSADPADHTAAFRAQMSLYGTSDALMSRAFPTTLRGPALAWYGGLKTATIASFDQLAKNFELHFIACARPKPSMAFLLGLTQKEDEPLSLYVNRFATRIRELPDAHPSLSMQAFVTGLRPSRLFWSLVERPPTSVPEMLQRANQFVEVEAWTGGKRQEHKRERPEPAPAPPPPRRKLHQPDPPLLGPLGGTSRTEVFLQIREKGLLKTPYPMNNPRELADRSKYCRFHRQNGHDTEECRELSRQIYELRREGRLDPSGDQTGNIPPTCPDGPAERLISVITGGPASGGDSMSGRKAYARSAWDEGPHGTPDPQVTFSPEVAGRLEHDDALVITARIANAQVRRIMIDTGSSADILFHDAFQKLGLTKQALKPVRSDLTGFTGNSVSPLGSVTLPLTLGTPPKTKTVMSTFLIVDLPTAYNAILGRPSLNKSRALVSTYHQTVKFPTHAGTGEAWGSPRESRRCYLTAVSLHNRAKTEGALDDPRKTKRPNPHPEPSAPTYDVSLKKGRPDRTIKVGADLPQHEREQLIGFLQENADVFAWSPSDAAGVDPKAAQHHLNISPDARPVKQRPRPQAPDRQQAVRQEVERLLAADFIEEVKYPQWLSNVVLVKKHNGSWRMCVDYTSLNQACPKDCYPLPRIDQLVNATAGHARLSFMDAFSGYNQIRMAPEDQRHTAFITNLGAYFYKVMPFGLKNAGATYQRTINKIFAQQIGRNLEVYVDDMIVKSRVAGDHLTDLSETFATLRNCGLRLNPAKCAFGVSTGKFLGFIIHERGIDVNPEKVQAILDMQAPRTVKDLQRLNGRLAALSRFLSRSGDRCLAFFRTIRDPKNFQWTPQCEEAFRQVQQHLANLPRLASVATGEELCVYLAASQHAVSSVLVKEAGEQLPVHYTSHVLTGPEERYPPIEKLALALVLAARKLRPYFQAHPIKVITDQPLSQVLSKFDVAGRLLKWSVELGEFDIHYTPRTAIKAQALADFISELTHPEERPSELGEAWVLQVDGSSASTGAGAGLVLSAPDGQTFERSLRFGFHATNNEAEYEALLAGLRLSREMQVDAIKVLTDSQLVTEQLNGGYVAREPAMAKYVAEVKNLASCFAHFTISRVPRLQNDHADELAKLASKRPPGATHGIEELPSPSIPVACVSAAGSQATWLGDMLRYKRDGTLPTDEAAARRIRRKHAWYSEANGRLYKRSFSHPLLRCLEPEEAAAVLAEVHEGVCGEHIVGRTLACKILRQGYYWPTMVQDALAYVRKCGPCQKHARTPQLPAVPLSPITCAWPFAQWGLDLLGPFPPASGQRRYIVVAIDYFTRWPEAEPLAAITEQQIEKFIWKNIVTRFGLPRTIVTDNGTQFSGKRIQEFCANYGIRLKHSSVAHPQTNGLAEVTNRSILDGLKRRVSASRTAWVEELPSILWSLRTTPKTATGESPYSLSYGTEAVLPPEVVFPTPRVEEYQETTSDQGLRAGLDLIEERRAGAHRRELSYKRAVARVYNRRVRPRPIKMNDLVLRRAEVSNPTRAGGKLAPNWEGPYRIIENKARSRQQAKVPSGQSVHE